From Hoplias malabaricus isolate fHopMal1 chromosome 11, fHopMal1.hap1, whole genome shotgun sequence, a single genomic window includes:
- the LOC136709996 gene encoding E3 ubiquitin-protein ligase TRIM35-like, which translates to MAKTSSLTEKELSCLLCCEIYVDPVLLSCRHSFCKECWEEYRQTKKTLKCPLCRKPSPKDVPPQNLQLKTLCDSFLQERNNSVERAETLCNLHHETLKLFCLEDKEPVCIVCQVSKLHSKHGFRPLDEAALERREELQANLKPLQEKLNLFLKAKLICDQTAQHIKKQAQDTKRRIREEFKNLYQFLQDEEEKRLSALRNEKEMKSQLTQKTTSSVNQEILHLSEIITSTHKELAADDIYFLKNYKDTVERTQCTLKDPEIPSGALINVAKHLGNLKFRVWKKMKEMVKYTPVVLDSNTAHHHLSISDDLTSFVCKDEHQHLPENQERSEHHLWVLGSEGFHSGTHSWDTDVENCEQWALGIVTGSMAKGKSFFSGGIWKCNYKNIVYGASSSGGPTTPLRVKENLRKIRVQVDLDRGEVLFSDPISGQILQTFIHRFTETVFPYFCNQCKCSPLMILPKEITVITQQ; encoded by the exons ATGGCAAAGACATCATCTCTCACAGAGAAAGAACTCTCTTGTCTTTTATGCTGTGAGATCTATGTGGATCCTGTTCTACTGTCTTGTCGTCACAGCTTCTGTAAAGAATGCTGGGAGGAATACCGGCAAACAAAGAAAACGCTCAAATGTCCTCTGTGTAGAAAGCCATCTCCCAAAGATGTTCCTCCCCAAAACTTGCAACTAAAAACATTGTGTGACAGTTTCCTTCAGGAGAGAAACAATTCAGTGGAGAGAGCTGAGACACTGTGCAATCTGCATCATGAAACACTGAAGCTCTTCTGCCTGGAGGATAAAGAgcctgtgtgtattgtgtgccAGGTCTCTAAACTGCATAGCAAACATGGCTTCAGACCACTGGACGAGGCAGCACTGGAACGCAGG GAAGAGCTTCAGGCTAATCTGAAGCCCCTACAAGAGAAACTTAATTTGTTTTTGAAGGCAAAACTGATTTGTGATCAGACTGCGCAACACATTAAG AAGCAGGCTCAAGACACAAAGAGACGAATTAGAGAAGAGTTCAAGAATCTCTACCAATTTCTTcaagatgaagaagaaaaacGTTTATCTGCCCTGAGGAATGAAAAGGAGATGAAAAGCCAGTTAACACAGAAGACCACAAGTAGCGTAAACCAGGAGATTCTGCATCTCTCTGAAATAATTACATCTACACATAAGGAATTAGCAGCTGACGACATATATTTTCTTAAG AATTACAAAGACACAGTGGAAAG AACTCAGTGTACACTGAAGGATCCTGAGATCCCCTCTGGAGCTCTGATTAATGTGGCAAAGCACCTGGGAAACCTGAAGTTCAGAGTGTGGAAGAAGATGAAAGAGATGGTTAAATACA CTCCTGTGGTTTTGGACTCTAACACTGCCCACCatcatctctctatctctgatGACCTGACCAGCTTTGTTTGCAAAGATGAGCACCAGCATCTCCCTGAAAACCAAGAAAGATCTGAGCATCATCTCTGGGTCTTGGGATCTGAGGGCtttcactcaggaacacactcctgggACACAGACGTAGAAAACTGCGAACAGTGGGCTCTAGGTATTGTAACAGGTTCCATGGCAAAAGGAAAAAGCTTTTTCAGTGGAGGCATATGGAAGTGCAATTACAAGAACATTGTGTATGGAGCCAGTTCGTCTGGGGGTCCCACAACACCCCTCAGGGTGAAAGAGAACCTGAGGAAGATTAGAGTgcaggtggatttggacagaggagaagtcttgttttcagatccTATTAGTGGCCAAATTCTACAAACTTTTATACACAGGTTTACAGAGACTGTCTTCCCTTACTTCTGTAATCAGTGTAAATGTTCACCACTGATGATTCTGCCAAAGGAGATCACTGTAATTACACAGCAGTAA